In a single window of the Gadus macrocephalus chromosome 6, ASM3116895v1 genome:
- the kazald3 gene encoding kazal-type serine peptidase inhibitor domain 3 — translation MPPVLDMIRLVLWLFLSINTSSCFPNYVSDDTDQPIDPLLDYDRLDDAFDRVRNDTLRCEPCEPDLCPLALGCRAGVLLDACGCCKECGNLEGQPCDPGERSVYYGRCGSGLSCRVDHRGPGPGGERDREEEGDEPQCVCTEQEPVCGSEGITYLNICQFREANFSNPQLKLSEREPCKTVPVIKVAPENQVKGAGSSLVFLCEVFAFPMAQVDWTRDGHQVLLPGDDPHISVQSRGGPQRFELSSWLQIEGAEHKDSGTYRCVARNNLGSVSASATLGVLSQEELSAYLTASVSEMKEMLDYSQPRGEDQDYY, via the exons ATGCCACCGGTGCTCGACATGATCCGTTTGGTGCTTTGGCTCTTTCTAAGCATCAACACTTCTTCCTGCTTCCCGAACTATGTCAGCGATGACACCGATCAGCCCATCGATCCGCTGTTGGACTACGACCGACTGGACGACGCGTTTGACCGCGTTAGAAACGACACGCTTCGCTGCGAGCCGTGTGAGCCGGACCTGTGCCCGCTGGCCCTGGGCTGCCGAGCCGGTGTGCTGCTGGACGCCTGTGGATGCTGCAAGGAGTGCGGCAACCTGGAGGGCCAGCCGTGCGACCCCGGGGAGCGGAGTGTGTACTACGGGCGTTGTGGAAGCGGCTTGTCGTGCCGCGTGGACCATCGGGGTCCTGGGCCGGGAGGAGAGCGGgaccgggaggaggagggagacgagccgcagtgtgtgtgcacggagCAGGAGCCGGTGTGCGGGAGCGAGGGGATCACCTACCTGAACATCTGTCAGTTCAGGGAGGCCAACTTCTCCAACCCTCAACTCAAGCTGAGCGAGAGGGAACCGTGTAAAACAG TCCCTGTGATCAAGGTGGCCCCCGAGAACCAGGTGAAGGGGGCGGGCAGCAGCCTGGTGTTCCTCTGCGAGGTGTTCGCCTTCCCCATGGCCCAGGTGGACTGGACCAGGGACGGCCACCAGGTCCTCCTGCCAGGGGACGACCCACACATCTCTGTGCAG TCCCGGGGTGGTCCCCAGAGGTTTGAGCTCTCCAGCTGGCTGCAGATTGAGGGTGCAGAGCACAAGGACTCTGGAACATACCGCTGTGTTGCCCGTAACAACCTGGGCTCTGTGTCGGCCTCCGCCACGCTGGGAGTCCTCAGTCAAG AGGAGCTGTCTGCCTATCTGACAGCCAGTGTCTCTGAGATGAAGGAGATGTTGGACTACAGTCAGCCAAGAGGAGAAGACCAAGATTATTACTGA